From the genome of Rhinoderma darwinii isolate aRhiDar2 chromosome 1, aRhiDar2.hap1, whole genome shotgun sequence:
gccgtttttcattgaatccaatgaagaacagctccaaattacgtcggtaattgacgccccgcaaaacgccagtacatgcaattacgtctgaaatgcaggagctattttctcctgaaaacagctccgtaatttcagccgtaattgacgttatcgtgtgcacatacccttataagctCAAATTTCCACTCTCTCCCTGCTTGCAACACCTGCATAGAGCTTACTTTTGATGATTTACATTTTGGGATGTATAGTCTTTTTACATCCGCATGAGAAACCTCTCCCAGAAtccagtctaaggctatgttcacacggagtattttgggggaggaatatctgcctcaaaattccgtttggaactttgaggcagatattcctctccctgcacgccgattttcgcagcaattattgcgccgtttttcgccagcggccattgaacgccgcgggcataaaacagcgagatatacgctttctcctgcctcccattgaagtcaatgggaggtcggaggcggaagcgcccgaagatagggcatgtcgcttctttttcccgcgaggcagttttactgctcgcgggaaaaagacgccgacgcctcccattgaaatcaatgggaggcgttctcgggccgtttctgccgagttttgcgacgcggttcccgcgtcaaaaaacttggcaaaataccccgtgtgaacatagcctaaggctgggttcacacggagtattttgccgagttttttgacgcggaaaccgcgtcgcaaaaacggccgaaaatgcctcccattgatttcaatgggaggcgtcggcgtctttttcccgcgagcagtaaaactgcctcgcgggaaaaagaagcgacatgccccatcttcgggcgtttccgcctctgacctcccattgacttcaatgggaggcagagaaagcgtatttcgcggtattttatgcccgcggcgctcaatggcagcgggcgaaaaactccgaaaatcggcgtgcagggagaggaaaatctgcctcaaacttccaaactgaattttgaggcagatattcctcctgcaaaatactccgtgtgaacatagcctaaggctatgttcacacacagttttttgcaggcagaaaatctgcctcaaaattcagtttggaattttgaggcaggttttgctCTGCCTCCACGCCGATTTTGGCGGCGTTTTTCAGCTccggccattgagcaccacgggtaaaaaaacaccgcaaaatatgatttctctgcctcccattgatgtcaatgggaagtcagagacctaaacgcccgaagatgggacATGTCCCTTTTTTAgcccgcgagccgttttttccgcttgcgggaaaaaaaaacgcctcctcctcccattgatttatggGAGGCatgttcggctgttttttggcgtgttttccgacgcggtctccgcattaaaaaaaaaaaacacggcaaagaaactacgtgaactgaccctaatagaAATAATTTTCTTATAAGAGCTCCGCTAacgtttttttgtgctttttagggAGCCCAAGACCTCTTTACTAATCAAATGTGCCAAGAAAGTTCTCATGGTTACACCTTCTGCCTGCTGACTGATTTATTTCTTATTCTTAACACAGGGCTGGTTAAACACCATGTTACTACAAGGACTACAAAATTGGCGCTTCCACTCAGTGATAAATACTAAATGGAGCTGGATGCTGTCACTGATCATATCGACCTCCATCACTTCTagtagaaatggtctgtgacgtaGAAGTCCTACTATGCACATAGCCAGTTGTAATGCATTtactggactttttttttttttttttttttttaactcgtgcTTATATAGATGGTCCTATAAATAGCAGCACATCATTATACTGCTTGTGAAGTAGAATTGAAAATgactttatttattaattatcatCTGGAAAGTATACCTCAATTAGCAGTGATTTAATCAGAATGAATCTCTGATCTAAAGATAGATATGAGTGACATTTAATTTGCAGTAAATGTCCCTTGTATGCAGTAGTATGTCCAATATTTGCATATCCAGTTCAGTGCACGTTGAAAACTGTGCCAGCATTTGACCTGAATATGTAGGATTGCAGCGAAAaggttctattttattttttagatactCGCTTTTTTATGTAGATTTTATATTCTAATTTGTTTTTGCCTTTTTAGAAGATAAACACCAAGCAACATGATGGAGTTTGCCAGCACTGCAGAGATGTGCTGGAATGGCGTGTGAAATACAGCAAGTACAAATCCTTGTCTCAACCGAAGAAGTGGTAAGTGACAGTAGTGTGTACTCTCCAGAGCCAGGGAGTTTACACCGTCTCCGCAAGCTTCCTGCTAATGCCTTTGGGGAAAACATAAATGAGCTGGGAAAACAATAAAGCTTTTATCTGAAATCTGAAACGTCTTCCATAAAGTGTGTGGCTGGAACATTATCATAGTAATAAAACTGCTCTTCAAAGAAATCTATCATTAAAATAGACTATGATGTAACTTTAAACACAACGTAAAAAGGGAATTACACCTGTGAGGCCGGATAGCTTTATCTTTGAGCCCCAGCACCATTTATGTTGTACACATGGGCCCATTGTCTACATTATGCCAACCTGACCGTGCAAATgccttttaaacatttttattttaatggtgTAGTTTGCGTGGTCTTCCCTCTACAGTGTAACTTTTCCTGTGTAGTCTGCAACAACAATCCATTAAGCTGCCTATTCACATTACATTAAAGTTAGTGGATCCAACCAATTTCAGTGGAATCTCAacaatcttatgtgtatggggggCATCCTGACTGCTCCCTAATGGTATCTGTAAGGGAAATAAAGatcggcatgttgaatttcaacaactTTGTGTCCTGGGAGATGAGCCATTGTCAGAAATGTCTGGCAGTAGCTTATTTCTCTCTCCGCTGTTGAATAAACATACACGACTGAGCATGCATGTTTTTGGGGAggttgtgtatagtatagtatagtttgACCAGCctcccttttttatttattttttaccttttttaatgCAGATTCTCTATGCACAGGATAGATGGTCTCCAATCACCATCAAAGTCCTATGTGTCTGTGACTGCTTTTATCCTAAATTGAATCTGATGCAATGTGAAATCTGTTATAAGACCGGATGTTGGTGAAACTGGAAAGAGAACCTGTTTAGAGGTCCATTTATGGTAATGTAATTGCCATTGAAGCTTAGTAATAAAGCTTTACTCTGGTAATCCTGCTGGTGTTTAAAATACACGGGAAATACTCTAGAAATTTCAAGGTCCAAATATAAGAGGGTGCACAGAGAGCGACAGAGAGGAGACAGGCTGCTGGCTGGTAAGGATTATatatcaccccagtgctggattcgccACTAcaatgctcattactgctgtataatttccTCTATGCTGCTGAAGCTTCTATATTTGTGATATATAGCGATTgtggagcaggattctcctcttctatatgTGCAGTTTGTAGAAGACATAATAGACGTTAGGCTCCATCCACTAGCTCTGAGAATTAGacgtagagcctgcagaggggaaaactgctaaataatgcagaatatgtcacataatggccagaaatagtgttcttcctcatgtacacacatatgacaggttattctgaaaagtcaccagaACAGTAACCATTGAAATGTATAGGTATCACTGCCTCTTTTTTTAGAAATAATACACCATTTGATCTACTAAAGCTGATGAGGGAAGGGTGGATGAAGCACAATCGAGTGCTTTCAGTGTAAGCTATATAGGTGCTTCAGTGGCCGCATGGTATTTCGTTAGTGGGTCAATTTGAGCTGCGTAGTAGTATTTGGCGACATACTGTATCTGACTCCCAGGCCACCATTAAGCTTACTTCAGTAATGattaaaccaaaaagaaaaatcttgatATAATACTATTTTATCAAAATAAGTTTATTAATAATTTATTACACATGAatacaaaaaagacaaaaataacccccctcccaagtatatactatagacatataaaatataattaaaatatatatgcCAGGTGTTATATGATGAATTTCAAAAGATCATAGATATGAAAACATCAATAATAGGTCCTCATACAGTGAAACATGCACCCTAAAGGTAGATTAGAAGACGTGTATACATATAATAACAAAACCAGGACGCTAAGAAGCTAATGTAAATATCGCTACAGTGACAGGTCACTCCAATCACAAGAGTATGGTGATAATAATAAAGTATGGAGCAAAAAAAACAATCAGAAGAGAATTTAACTACCAATGgtaaacagtttttttgctgaattcattggaattggtctgtaaaggtaaaaatctactttttttttctgaaaaaacgtagacatttttaatgtttacgaggaataaaggagaaaaagcaccccaacatctgtaaaaacaatttctcccgattacggacatatgccatatgtggtaataaactgctgtctggacccacagcggggcttagaagggaaggagcgctatttggcttttggagctcaaattgagCTGAAATGGTTTACGATtgccatgtagaatttgcaaagccactgagagaccaaaacagtggaaaccgcacaaaagtgacacgatttgggaaactacaccacttaaggaatctatctaggggtatagtgagcgttttgaccccagaggtcttttgcagaatttattagaattaggccgtgaaaatgattaTCAACGTTATTTCGactaaatgttgaattttttcaatttcacaaaggatagaggaggaaaaagcaccccaacatttgtaaagcaatttctaccgagtacggctatac
Proteins encoded in this window:
- the C1H9orf85 gene encoding uncharacterized protein C9orf85 homolog isoform X3, which gives rise to MSSQRGNVQRSRPPKHRNVTVFKNDKYDSSTKTKKINTKQHDGVCQHCRDVLEWRVKYSKYKSLSQPKK